The Klebsiella aerogenes KCTC 2190 region GTTTCTTCCACCTGAAGATCGCGTAGCCCTTGTAGCACTAACACGGGTCTGGAAATACTCGAAATGAGATGACCCGGATTATATGAAAACGCATTGATCAAAAACCCCTGAACCGCAGGATTAAAGAGACTTTGCAGTGCTGGGTGCATATTCGTAATATCGACTCGCCGCCGATGCTCAAGAGCATCAATTATCGACAGTGCCTGCTTTAATAGCATTTCGTTTTCCGGATTAGCGTTAAGTTGCCCCCTCAACACCTGGCCCATCGGCCTCCCGGGCGTTGCGATAAGAACCACGCCGCCCACATCCTCTTCCTGAGCCGAAGCAAGTGCGACTACGCCCCCTTCGCTGTGTCCTAAAACCCAAATACAGGGAGTGTGCATGTGACGTCTAAGCACGTCTACCCAGGATCGAACGTCGTCAACATAATCAGCAATCGTCACCGCATTGGCATCCTCTACGGCCATTGCGCTAGCGAACATTCCACGTTTGTCGATACGAAGCGTCGCAAAGCCTTTGGCAGCCAGTCCTTCAGCAAGAAGTCGGTAAGGCGAAGCATTCACACCAAGCGGGTTGTTTCCATCCTGATCGGTCGGCCCGGAGCCAGGAATGATAAGAACAACAGCGGTTGGTTTTGAATTCGGGGTGAGTAACGTACCTTTCAAAGGGCCTTTTGGCCCTGCGGCATCCAGGACAGTTTCGGAAAAGGTCACCGGTACTGCCGCCAGACTCACAAATGGGCAAGCGTTCAAAAGGGTAATGGAGGCGGCAATTTTCATCGGCGATGTTCCTGTAAAATTAAGCGTACCCGGCAATTTATATTATAAGTATGGCTTGCTCTCCATTGATTAATACATCAGCGGCGTTAGAAAAGTACGCTCCTGGCACAGAACTGCTGTCAGATTAGGTTTAGATCTGTGCCATAGCTGTGTCAGGTAAAATCTGAGCTAATTCAATTATGCTATTTTTTCAATGCTATTTGTCAAT contains the following coding sequences:
- a CDS encoding alpha/beta hydrolase produces the protein MKIAASITLLNACPFVSLAAVPVTFSETVLDAAGPKGPLKGTLLTPNSKPTAVVLIIPGSGPTDQDGNNPLGVNASPYRLLAEGLAAKGFATLRIDKRGMFASAMAVEDANAVTIADYVDDVRSWVDVLRRHMHTPCIWVLGHSEGGVVALASAQEEDVGGVVLIATPGRPMGQVLRGQLNANPENEMLLKQALSIIDALEHRRRVDITNMHPALQSLFNPAVQGFLINAFSYNPGHLISSISRPVLVLQGLRDLQVEETDARLLKAANPQASLVILPNMNHVMKEVALDDRRANIATYAEPSLPLAPGLIDSIEHFLIHNSPFPEK